GTGCATCGTCTGTCCCGAGATGTACGGCCGTACGACCGACTGCGGGAGGATGTCGAGGAGGAGGAAGACGACGACGAGGAACCCGGCGGGGTAGACGAGCAGGCTCCCATCGGCCTGCACCGCCCGCCAGGCGAGGAGCGCCGTCGCCGGGACGTACACCAGTTTTCCGACGACGAGGGGGACGAACGTCGCGAGACCGGTGAGGACTGCGAGCAGCGTCGGGAACGGGAGTTCGACGGCCGACGGGGCGAGGACGTTGTAGCCGTTGTAGACGGCCATTGACCCGAGCGTCACCGCGAGGACGGTGAGGACGTTCCCGAAGTACACCACCTCCAAGTCGGCGTCGACGCCGGCGAGATACGAGTACGCGGCGGTGTCGCGGCCGCCGACGGTCTTTCGGTACCACGCCTGTAGCCGGTGGCCGTCCCGGTAGAGGAAGAACGCGAACGCCAGCGCCAGCGTGAGGTGCAGCAGTCCCGTCGTCAGCGTGCCGAGCGCGCCCGCGGCCGTCTGGAGGGCCTGCCGGAACTGCGACATATCGCCGAGTTGCTGGACGAACTGAGGGAAGTTTCGGGCGACGCCCGCCAACGTCTGCTGGTCGCCGGGGAGTCGGTTCAACAGGAGCGTGACCGTCCCCGAGTCGAGCGTCGCGGTGAGTTCCCGGAGGGCGACGAATCCGGCGTATCCCAGAAGCGCCAGCGTCGGCACGACGATGAACAGGAGCGTGACCGTTGCCGACAGTCCGCGAGAG
This Halogeometricum sp. S3BR5-2 DNA region includes the following protein-coding sequences:
- a CDS encoding AI-2E family transporter, whose amino-acid sequence is MNVGGAPAIDRRRVGWWLVAAGVAGIVGLFLYSFVGTFVLGLFVYYGARPVNRRIQRVVGSRGLSATVTLLFIVVPTLALLGYAGFVALRELTATLDSGTVTLLLNRLPGDQQTLAGVARNFPQFVQQLGDMSQFRQALQTAAGALGTLTTGLLHLTLALAFAFFLYRDGHRLQAWYRKTVGGRDTAAYSYLAGVDADLEVVYFGNVLTVLAVTLGSMAVYNGYNVLAPSAVELPFPTLLAVLTGLATFVPLVVGKLVYVPATALLAWRAVQADGSLLVYPAGFLVVVFLLLDILPQSVVRPYISGQTMHEGAVLFAYILGTALFGWYGLFLGPLLLVIVVQFANFVLEDLLWGRPFSPLPTDTTGLGTDPRGAKADTDAGADATDGGSNPDSSDAADEAEGEDEGKG